From one Geoalkalibacter halelectricus genomic stretch:
- the sucC gene encoding ADP-forming succinate--CoA ligase subunit beta: MNIHEYQAKEILRKFAVPVPDGHVVYNSNSARDWAKRLGEGPWVVKAQIHAGGRGKGGGVKLARTPDEVKKLAVEMIGMRLITPQTGSEGKIVKRVLVEKGCNIEKEYYLSFLVDRGTSRVTLMASAAGGMDIEEVAAKTPEKIFFESVDPIIGLAPFQARKVAFKLGLGMAQVKQAVPLLMNLYKVFVEQDCSLLEINPLVLTKEGDLLCIDAKLNFDDNALFRHRVIRDMRDYDEEDPMEIEASQYDLSYIALDGNIGCLVNGAGLAMATMDIIKHFGGEPANFLDVGGGATIERVTEAFKIILSDTKVKGILVNIFGGIMKCDVIATGVIEAAKQVGVKVPLVVRLEGTNVAKGKKMLAESGLNILSADGMTDAAEKIVKAVQAVA, translated from the coding sequence ATGAACATTCATGAGTACCAGGCCAAGGAGATTCTGCGCAAATTCGCGGTGCCCGTGCCCGACGGGCATGTGGTCTACAACAGCAATTCGGCCCGCGACTGGGCCAAGCGCCTCGGCGAGGGGCCCTGGGTGGTCAAGGCCCAGATTCATGCCGGCGGCCGCGGCAAGGGCGGCGGGGTGAAGCTGGCGCGCACCCCCGATGAGGTGAAAAAGCTCGCCGTGGAGATGATCGGCATGAGGCTCATCACCCCTCAGACCGGTTCGGAAGGCAAGATCGTCAAGCGCGTGCTGGTGGAAAAAGGCTGCAACATCGAGAAGGAATATTACCTTTCGTTCCTCGTCGATCGCGGCACCTCGCGGGTGACGCTCATGGCCTCGGCGGCCGGCGGCATGGACATCGAGGAGGTGGCGGCCAAGACCCCCGAGAAAATTTTCTTCGAGTCCGTCGATCCGATCATCGGGCTGGCGCCCTTTCAGGCGCGCAAGGTGGCGTTCAAGCTCGGTCTGGGGATGGCGCAGGTCAAGCAGGCGGTGCCCCTGCTGATGAATCTCTACAAGGTGTTCGTCGAGCAGGACTGTTCGCTGCTGGAAATCAATCCCCTGGTGCTGACCAAGGAAGGCGACCTGCTGTGTATCGACGCCAAGCTCAATTTCGATGACAACGCCCTGTTTCGCCACCGGGTGATTCGCGACATGCGCGATTACGACGAGGAAGATCCCATGGAGATCGAAGCGTCCCAGTACGATCTCTCCTACATCGCCCTCGACGGCAATATCGGCTGCCTGGTCAACGGCGCGGGCCTGGCCATGGCGACCATGGACATCATCAAGCACTTCGGCGGCGAGCCCGCCAACTTTCTCGATGTAGGCGGCGGCGCCACCATCGAGCGCGTCACCGAGGCCTTCAAGATCATCCTCTCCGACACCAAGGTCAAAGGCATCCTGGTCAACATCTTCGGCGGCATCATGAAATGCGACGTCATCGCCACGGGGGTCATCGAGGCGGCCAAGCAGGTGGGTGTCAAGGTGCCCCTGGTGGTGCGCCTGGAGGGCACCAACGTCGCCAAGGGCAAGAAAATGCTTGCCGAATCGGGCCTCAATATCCTGAGTGCCGACGGCATGACCGACGCCGCCGAGAAGATCGTCAAAGCCGTACAGGCCGTCGCCTGA
- the sucD gene encoding succinate--CoA ligase subunit alpha, whose protein sequence is MSILVDKNTKVITQGITGATGLFHAQQCREYGTQMVGGTTPGKGGTEIDGFPVFDTVEEAVAKTGANASVIYVPPIGAADAILEAIDAGIELVICVTEGVPVLDMVKVKQYLQGKNTRLVGPNCPGVITPEECKIGIMPGYIHKKGKVGIVSRSGTLTYEAVWQLSTRNLGQSTCVGIGGDPVNGTSHLDVLRMFEEDPETEAVIMIGEIGGDAEEQAATFVKEHMKKPVAAFIAGATAPAGKRMGHAGAIISGGKGGAAEKKEYLRACGISVADSPAEMAEALLKIWTP, encoded by the coding sequence ATGAGCATTCTGGTCGATAAGAACACCAAGGTCATTACCCAGGGCATTACCGGCGCCACCGGTCTGTTCCACGCCCAGCAGTGCCGCGAATACGGCACCCAGATGGTCGGCGGCACCACGCCGGGCAAGGGCGGTACCGAGATCGACGGCTTTCCGGTCTTCGATACCGTGGAGGAAGCCGTGGCCAAGACCGGTGCCAACGCCTCGGTCATCTACGTGCCGCCCATCGGCGCGGCCGATGCCATCCTGGAAGCGATCGACGCCGGCATCGAGCTGGTGATCTGCGTCACCGAAGGGGTGCCGGTGCTCGACATGGTCAAGGTCAAGCAGTACCTGCAGGGCAAAAACACCCGCCTGGTCGGCCCCAATTGCCCCGGGGTCATCACCCCCGAGGAGTGCAAGATCGGCATCATGCCGGGCTACATCCATAAAAAAGGCAAGGTCGGCATCGTCTCGCGCTCGGGCACCCTCACCTACGAGGCGGTGTGGCAGCTCTCCACGCGCAACCTCGGCCAATCGACCTGCGTGGGCATCGGCGGCGACCCGGTCAACGGCACCAGCCATCTCGATGTGCTGCGCATGTTCGAGGAAGATCCCGAGACCGAGGCGGTGATCATGATCGGCGAGATCGGCGGCGACGCCGAGGAGCAGGCCGCGACCTTCGTCAAGGAGCACATGAAAAAGCCGGTGGCGGCCTTCATCGCCGGGGCCACCGCCCCTGCCGGCAAGCGCATGGGCCATGCCGGCGCCATCATCTCCGGTGGCAAGGGCGGCGCCGCCGAGAAAAAAGAGTACCTGCGCGCCTGCGGCATCTCCGTGGCCGACAGCCCGGCGGAGATGGCCGAGGCGCTGCTCAAGATCTGGACACCTTGA
- a CDS encoding DUF1330 domain-containing protein, translating to MSAYLIGHIRIKDPDLWRQYVAGVARSLEPFAARILFRGTKAAVLAGAHPYDHTVVIAFTDQDSLGRWFHSELYQSLIPLRDRAADVVIISYDA from the coding sequence ATGAGCGCTTATTTGATCGGACACATTCGCATCAAGGATCCCGACCTCTGGCGGCAGTATGTCGCCGGGGTGGCCCGATCCCTGGAGCCCTTCGCGGCCCGCATCCTGTTTCGCGGCACCAAAGCGGCGGTGCTGGCCGGCGCGCACCCCTACGATCATACCGTGGTCATCGCCTTTACCGACCAGGACAGCCTGGGGCGCTGGTTTCATTCCGAACTCTACCAATCCCTCATCCCCCTGCGCGACCGCGCCGCCGACGTGGTGATCATCAGCTACGACGCCTAG
- a CDS encoding ammonia-forming cytochrome c nitrite reductase subunit c552, whose amino-acid sequence MKKMVVFFAAVLFLLATLTVAPAAAEEEDLGNLRFKNLPQYRTYLKNNDDTQMTEYGGSVPHRKHDNVNPLPKGYKHAQPYLKNLWLGYPFSYQYDRARGHTYALDDLFHIDRVNRYSEQAGLPGTCLNCKVNNIPERLAEQGDAFWSSELNQYRLTYNGEKHTIGCTNCHDPDQAMRLVITSVPLDEALKRQGKDWREATRQEMRSLVCAQCHVEYYFETRDHGVAAKPHFPWDYGMNPADMYKLLADGQPERDGFKGQFVDWTHAVSKTPMIKVQHPEYEMYYDSVHGAAGVSCADCHMPRVKDGPATITSHHWTSPLKSEEMIRNSCLGCHGDKSPDFLKNRVIYHQERVWVQLNIAQEKSVRAHEAVRQAMEFEGVDKEVLAEAREMVRKGQWFWDFVSAENSAGFHNPTKSLETLAFSQQYSDEAVRLAIRSTDYAIAASLDTPIKELVPPILEHSRKLQQSQEHLDSHVWLQYLPKFPEAELMWDGYERLR is encoded by the coding sequence ATGAAGAAGATGGTGGTCTTTTTTGCCGCTGTCCTGTTTCTGCTCGCCACTCTGACGGTTGCACCGGCGGCGGCGGAGGAGGAGGATCTGGGCAATCTGCGCTTCAAGAATCTGCCTCAGTACCGGACGTATCTGAAGAACAATGACGACACCCAGATGACCGAATACGGCGGCTCGGTGCCGCACCGCAAGCATGACAACGTCAATCCTCTGCCCAAGGGCTACAAGCACGCCCAGCCCTATCTCAAGAATCTATGGCTCGGCTATCCCTTCAGCTATCAGTACGACCGCGCCCGCGGCCACACCTATGCTCTCGATGATCTCTTTCACATCGATCGCGTCAATCGCTACAGCGAGCAAGCGGGGCTGCCGGGCACCTGTCTCAATTGCAAGGTCAACAACATTCCCGAGCGCCTTGCCGAGCAGGGCGATGCCTTCTGGTCCTCGGAACTCAACCAGTACCGCCTGACCTACAACGGCGAAAAGCACACCATCGGTTGCACCAACTGCCACGACCCGGATCAGGCCATGCGCCTGGTCATCACCAGCGTGCCCCTGGACGAGGCCTTGAAGCGCCAGGGCAAGGACTGGCGCGAGGCGACCCGCCAGGAGATGCGTTCCCTGGTGTGCGCCCAGTGCCATGTCGAGTACTACTTTGAAACCCGGGATCACGGCGTGGCGGCCAAGCCTCATTTTCCTTGGGACTACGGCATGAACCCAGCCGATATGTACAAACTCCTGGCCGACGGTCAGCCGGAGCGCGACGGCTTCAAGGGCCAGTTCGTCGACTGGACCCATGCCGTGTCCAAGACGCCCATGATCAAGGTGCAGCATCCCGAATATGAGATGTATTATGACAGCGTGCACGGCGCCGCCGGCGTATCCTGTGCCGATTGTCACATGCCGCGCGTCAAGGACGGACCGGCGACCATCACCTCACATCACTGGACCTCGCCACTTAAGAGCGAGGAGATGATCCGCAACTCCTGCCTCGGCTGTCATGGCGACAAGTCACCGGACTTTTTGAAGAATCGCGTCATATATCACCAGGAGCGGGTTTGGGTGCAGCTTAACATCGCTCAGGAGAAATCCGTGCGAGCCCATGAAGCGGTGCGTCAGGCCATGGAATTCGAGGGCGTGGACAAGGAGGTGCTCGCCGAGGCGCGCGAAATGGTGCGCAAGGGTCAATGGTTCTGGGATTTTGTCTCCGCTGAAAACAGCGCCGGCTTCCACAACCCGACCAAATCCCTGGAAACCCTGGCCTTCTCCCAGCAGTACAGCGACGAGGCGGTGCGCCTGGCGATTCGCTCCACCGACTACGCCATCGCCGCGAGCCTCGATACGCCCATCAAGGAACTGGTGCCCCCCATCCTGGAGCACAGCCGCAAGCTTCAACAGAGCCAGGAGCATCTCGACAGCCATGTCTGGCTGCAGTATCTGCCTAAGTTCCCCGAGGCCGAACTGATGTGGGACGGCTATGAGCGGCTGCGCTGA
- a CDS encoding NapC/NirT family cytochrome c has translation MSSKLWLIGGTALVVVLVIAAWGMARQTSKDNFCVTCHAYEKVSWDHGKHPEVGCIACHTKGVVRDKTAGMRKVFLTLTDQVDPHRDNLPSYKDKINDNCIACHFTEERLALMPFFKERHDEYRKRAETCMACHEAGHVIKLRDLRQPGVRLRI, from the coding sequence ATGAGCAGTAAACTCTGGTTGATCGGGGGCACGGCGCTGGTCGTCGTCCTGGTGATCGCCGCTTGGGGCATGGCTCGGCAGACCTCCAAGGACAACTTCTGCGTGACCTGCCACGCCTATGAGAAGGTGTCCTGGGATCACGGCAAGCATCCCGAAGTCGGCTGCATCGCCTGCCATACCAAAGGGGTGGTGCGTGACAAGACCGCCGGCATGCGCAAGGTGTTTCTGACCTTGACCGATCAGGTGGATCCGCATCGCGACAATCTGCCCAGCTACAAGGACAAGATCAACGACAACTGCATCGCCTGCCACTTCACCGAGGAGCGGCTGGCCCTGATGCCCTTTTTCAAAGAACGCCATGACGAGTATCGCAAGCGTGCCGAAACCTGCATGGCCTGCCATGAGGCGGGGCACGTCATCAAACTCAGGGATCTGCGTCAACCGGGCGTGCGTCTGAGAATCTGA
- the glgA gene encoding glycogen synthase GlgA, protein MTSRIKVLIAASEAVPFVKTGGLADVAGVLPRHLAQLGCDVRLVLPRYYRIDKAKLGLKRVPGVLSVPMGVMGNQYGAVFEGRVPGCEVPVYFIEHEGYFGRDGLYEENGEAYPDNDLRFTFFSKACLELCRLLDFAPDLIHVHDWHTAAVPVLLNTAYRRDPHVGRAASLLTVHNLQHQGWAFKGLMDVLGIGWKHFNYLELEMNDQVNLLKAGLYHATRICTVSEGYAREIQTPEYGEGLDGVLRDCAWKLSGILNGVDYEEWNPETDRYLIANYSAADLSGKALCKADLQRLFGLPERAGVPLIGLVSRLVKQKGIDVLAAAIHNILSLDAQFVLVGNGEPWSHFYFGDIAAAYPEKFACFIGYDEARAHKVEAGADFFLMPSRFEPCGLNQMYSLRYGTPPIVRATGGLDDSVDNFDPVSKRGTGFKFGDLTPGALFDTVGWAVHTYYNDREGMAALIQNGMAQRFSWEEAARQYLELYRRTVGPRAPW, encoded by the coding sequence ATGACTTCCAGAATTAAAGTGCTGATCGCCGCCTCCGAGGCGGTGCCCTTTGTAAAAACCGGCGGTCTGGCCGATGTCGCCGGCGTTTTGCCCCGCCACCTGGCGCAGCTCGGCTGCGATGTGCGCCTGGTGCTGCCGCGCTATTACCGCATCGACAAGGCCAAACTCGGCCTCAAGCGCGTACCCGGCGTTTTGAGCGTGCCCATGGGAGTGATGGGCAACCAGTATGGCGCGGTCTTCGAGGGGCGCGTGCCCGGTTGTGAGGTGCCGGTCTATTTCATCGAGCATGAAGGTTATTTCGGGCGCGATGGACTCTACGAGGAAAACGGCGAGGCCTATCCCGACAACGACCTGCGTTTCACCTTTTTTTCCAAGGCCTGCCTGGAGTTGTGCCGGCTGCTCGATTTCGCCCCCGATCTGATTCATGTGCACGACTGGCACACCGCCGCCGTGCCGGTGCTGCTCAACACCGCCTATCGCCGCGATCCCCACGTGGGGCGCGCCGCCAGTCTGCTCACCGTGCACAATCTCCAGCACCAGGGCTGGGCCTTCAAGGGGCTGATGGACGTGCTCGGTATCGGCTGGAAGCATTTCAACTACCTGGAACTGGAGATGAACGACCAGGTCAATCTACTCAAGGCCGGCCTTTATCACGCCACCCGCATCTGCACCGTGAGCGAGGGCTATGCCCGCGAGATTCAGACCCCGGAGTACGGCGAGGGGCTCGATGGTGTGCTGCGCGATTGCGCCTGGAAGCTCTCGGGCATTCTCAACGGCGTCGACTACGAGGAATGGAATCCCGAGACCGATCGCTACCTGATCGCCAACTACTCGGCGGCCGATCTTAGCGGCAAGGCTTTGTGCAAGGCCGATCTGCAACGCCTCTTCGGGCTTCCCGAGCGCGCCGGGGTGCCCTTGATCGGCCTGGTGTCGCGGCTGGTCAAGCAAAAGGGCATCGACGTTCTGGCCGCCGCCATCCACAACATTTTGTCCCTGGATGCGCAGTTTGTCCTGGTGGGCAACGGCGAGCCCTGGAGCCATTTCTATTTCGGCGACATCGCCGCCGCCTATCCCGAAAAGTTCGCCTGTTTCATCGGTTATGACGAGGCGCGCGCGCACAAGGTCGAGGCCGGGGCCGATTTCTTTCTCATGCCCTCGCGCTTCGAGCCCTGCGGACTCAATCAGATGTACAGCCTTCGCTACGGCACCCCGCCCATCGTGCGTGCCACGGGCGGCCTTGACGACAGCGTCGACAACTTCGACCCGGTCAGCAAGCGCGGCACCGGCTTCAAATTCGGCGATCTCACCCCGGGCGCGCTGTTCGACACCGTCGGTTGGGCGGTGCACACCTATTACAATGACCGCGAAGGCATGGCGGCGCTCATCCAGAACGGCATGGCGCAGCGCTTCAGCTGGGAGGAGGCGGCGCGCCAGTACCTGGAACTCTACCGTCGGACGGTGGGGCCGCGGGCGCCGTGGTAG
- a CDS encoding PEP-CTERM sorting domain-containing protein, whose translation MRRLKLFLGALVFVLGMSGAAWGLWIDEVDLENVSLSGEGVFTWNHALPEGFSVPPYTVHSAFLEITAIRAADGNDDVSWISGDVTTFLASLNGPTGNSNNNNLPANSYGTDIDLLDFEVFVSWVVGDVLQFSIDYVHEGYRLPMTLVSSVFTLDYSDLSGVTNPPAPVPEPSTLLLLGGGLAGLFVARMRRKARK comes from the coding sequence ATGAGGCGATTGAAGCTGTTTTTGGGCGCGTTGGTTTTTGTTTTGGGTATGAGCGGGGCCGCATGGGGGCTCTGGATCGATGAAGTCGATTTAGAAAATGTCTCGCTTTCGGGCGAGGGTGTTTTCACTTGGAACCATGCCCTGCCCGAAGGGTTTTCCGTTCCGCCCTACACCGTGCACAGCGCATTTTTGGAGATCACCGCGATCAGGGCGGCCGATGGTAACGACGATGTTTCCTGGATTTCTGGAGATGTCACAACCTTTCTGGCCTCTCTCAATGGTCCGACAGGGAACAGCAATAACAATAATCTGCCGGCCAATTCCTATGGCACCGACATCGACCTCCTTGACTTTGAGGTGTTTGTCTCCTGGGTGGTCGGGGATGTTCTTCAATTTTCCATCGACTATGTGCATGAGGGCTATCGCCTTCCCATGACACTTGTTTCCTCGGTTTTCACTCTCGACTATAGTGATTTGTCCGGCGTCACCAATCCTCCGGCACCGGTGCCCGAGCCTTCGACATTGCTGCTCCTCGGCGGCGGGCTGGCGGGGCTGTTCGTGGCTCGGATGAGGAGAAAAGCAAGGAAGTAA
- a CDS encoding PhnD/SsuA/transferrin family substrate-binding protein: MKTFFRTLLALALLLAPTASAWAVQSLTFGVLAFRPAEQVEARWQPLADYLSEQLPEVRVRFKFFDYPGLDEAVRQGQIDLVFTNPAHYVLIAHREELSSPLVGQINLVEGTPVTGFAGVILVRAEDESPRSLADLRGKRIAVPSKLSLGGYQMQAHSLVQAGLRMPEQVRIIETGMPHDLAVEVLIERRADAAFVRSGLYEALLREGRVKPGSLRVLNRQDLPDFPHQVSTPLYPEWPVAALPHVDDALAARFAAALLGLPHGGEIAQALGIQGFTIPYNYEPVRDLLESLRLPPFDASPQFTWYDIREKHGGVLILLAVSATIGTLLLIVLILSRRRMQAAQAALTHSEALLTEAQQTARLGNWELDLRTNRLHWSREIFAIFEIDPTRFSASYEAFLDAIHPEDRELVHQAYTRSLAERRPYEITHRLRMADGRIKHVHERCKSFFAADGTPLLSRGIVQDITEQKLAEQALRASERNYRNLFDNMTVGFAVHEILLDDQGRPQDYRFLQVNPAFEKITGLRSDALIGRRVLEVLPGTEPEWIQIYGEVALTGQPRLFESYSGTLEKYFEVTAYAPQPGQFATLFLDISTRKRQEAELRQAKSAAEAANRAKSRFLATMSHEIRTPLNGILGMAQTLMDADISPSLRLESARTILDSGNILLALLNDILDLSKVEAGRLEIKDLPFRPAQLLEDTAALFAPAAREQGLRLEVSWHGQDSQVFCSDPLRLRQMLSNLISNAVKFTERGVIGVAGRAHPGDDDTFFLRFEVSDTGPGIAEHQRDKLFRPFSQIDDSDTRRHSGSGLGLSIVRSLAALLGGEVGVESSPTRGSTFWFSVRARADEAGDLARMHNPAAPERGEEKQPLRSFDGEKILVVDDNQINHKLLAGMLKKLGLEIIHADDGAQALELIRGGQAPSLVLMDCQMPVMDGLEATARIRAWEQENNRPRLPIIALTAGAFDEDRERCLAAGMDEFLTKPIYYDQLTDALNRQLHEEF, encoded by the coding sequence ATGAAAACCTTCTTTCGCACCCTGCTCGCCCTTGCCTTGCTCCTCGCCCCCACCGCGTCGGCATGGGCCGTGCAGAGTCTGACCTTCGGCGTTCTCGCCTTTCGCCCGGCCGAGCAGGTCGAGGCTCGCTGGCAGCCGCTGGCGGATTATCTGAGCGAGCAGCTTCCTGAAGTCAGAGTACGATTTAAATTTTTTGACTACCCAGGACTTGATGAAGCGGTGCGGCAGGGGCAGATCGATCTGGTTTTCACCAATCCCGCCCATTACGTGCTCATCGCTCATCGTGAAGAGCTTTCGTCACCACTCGTCGGCCAGATCAACCTCGTAGAAGGCACACCAGTCACAGGATTCGCCGGCGTCATCCTCGTGCGCGCGGAGGATGAAAGTCCGCGCAGCCTTGCCGATCTGCGGGGCAAGCGCATCGCCGTGCCGAGCAAATTGTCCCTGGGCGGCTATCAGATGCAGGCCCATAGCCTGGTTCAGGCCGGTTTGCGCATGCCCGAGCAGGTACGAATCATTGAAACCGGGATGCCGCATGACCTCGCGGTCGAGGTACTAATCGAGAGGCGCGCCGATGCCGCTTTCGTGCGTAGCGGTCTCTATGAAGCACTGCTCAGGGAGGGCCGGGTCAAACCGGGTAGTCTTCGCGTTCTCAACCGGCAAGACCTGCCCGACTTTCCCCATCAGGTGTCCACGCCGCTCTATCCCGAGTGGCCCGTCGCCGCCCTGCCCCATGTCGATGATGCCTTGGCCGCGCGCTTCGCAGCGGCTCTGCTCGGGCTGCCCCACGGCGGAGAGATCGCCCAGGCCCTGGGCATCCAGGGCTTCACCATCCCCTACAATTACGAGCCGGTGCGTGATCTCCTCGAAAGTTTGCGCCTGCCCCCCTTTGACGCATCCCCCCAATTCACCTGGTACGACATCCGGGAAAAACACGGTGGAGTGCTAATTCTTCTGGCCGTCAGCGCCACCATCGGCACCTTGCTGCTGATTGTGCTGATCCTCAGTCGACGCCGCATGCAGGCCGCCCAGGCGGCCCTCACCCACAGCGAGGCGCTGCTCACCGAAGCGCAGCAGACTGCCCGCCTCGGCAACTGGGAACTCGACCTGCGCACCAACCGCCTGCACTGGTCACGGGAAATTTTCGCCATCTTCGAGATCGACCCGACACGTTTTTCCGCCTCCTATGAAGCCTTTCTCGACGCCATCCATCCCGAGGATCGCGAACTGGTACATCAGGCCTACACCCGCTCCCTGGCCGAGCGGCGCCCCTACGAGATCACCCACCGCTTGCGCATGGCCGACGGTCGTATCAAGCATGTGCATGAACGCTGCAAGAGCTTTTTCGCCGCCGACGGCACCCCGCTGCTCTCGCGCGGCATCGTGCAGGACATCACCGAACAAAAGCTCGCCGAGCAGGCGCTGCGCGCCAGCGAGCGCAATTACCGCAACCTCTTTGACAACATGACGGTGGGCTTTGCCGTCCATGAAATCCTGCTCGATGATCAGGGTCGGCCCCAGGATTACCGCTTCCTGCAAGTCAACCCGGCCTTTGAAAAAATCACCGGTCTCAGGAGCGACGCTCTGATCGGGCGGCGGGTGCTTGAGGTTCTACCCGGCACCGAGCCGGAGTGGATCCAGATCTATGGTGAGGTGGCGCTCACCGGGCAGCCGCGGCTGTTCGAAAGCTACAGCGGCACCTTGGAGAAATATTTCGAAGTCACGGCCTACGCCCCCCAACCCGGGCAGTTCGCCACGCTGTTTCTCGACATCAGCACCCGCAAGCGCCAGGAAGCCGAATTACGTCAGGCCAAATCCGCCGCCGAGGCCGCCAACCGCGCCAAAAGCCGCTTTCTGGCCACCATGTCCCACGAAATTCGCACCCCCCTCAACGGCATCCTGGGCATGGCCCAGACGCTCATGGACGCCGACATTTCTCCAAGCCTGCGGCTCGAGTCGGCGCGCACCATCCTGGATTCCGGTAACATTTTGCTGGCCCTGCTCAACGATATTCTCGACCTCTCCAAGGTCGAGGCGGGCAGGCTGGAAATAAAGGACCTCCCGTTTCGCCCCGCGCAGCTGCTTGAGGACACCGCGGCCTTGTTCGCCCCGGCGGCCCGTGAACAGGGTCTGAGACTTGAGGTAAGCTGGCATGGCCAGGACTCCCAGGTCTTTTGCAGCGATCCCCTGCGGCTGCGCCAGATGCTCTCCAACCTGATCAGCAACGCCGTCAAGTTCACCGAGCGCGGCGTCATCGGCGTCGCGGGCCGCGCCCACCCGGGAGACGACGACACCTTTTTCCTGCGCTTCGAGGTCAGCGATACCGGCCCGGGCATTGCCGAGCACCAGCGGGACAAGCTGTTTCGGCCCTTCAGCCAGATCGACGATTCGGATACCCGCCGCCACAGCGGCTCGGGGCTGGGGCTTTCCATCGTGCGCAGCCTGGCCGCTCTGCTCGGCGGAGAGGTGGGCGTGGAAAGTTCGCCCACGCGCGGCTCGACCTTCTGGTTCAGCGTGCGCGCCCGCGCCGACGAGGCGGGCGACCTTGCCCGGATGCACAACCCCGCCGCGCCGGAGCGCGGCGAGGAGAAACAGCCGCTGCGTTCTTTTGACGGCGAAAAAATTCTGGTGGTGGACGACAATCAGATCAACCACAAACTGCTGGCGGGCATGCTGAAAAAACTAGGTTTGGAGATCATACATGCTGATGACGGCGCGCAGGCCTTGGAACTCATTCGCGGCGGGCAGGCACCCAGCCTGGTGCTGATGGACTGCCAGATGCCCGTCATGGACGGCCTTGAGGCCACCGCGCGCATCCGCGCCTGGGAGCAGGAAAACAACCGGCCGCGCCTGCCCATCATCGCCCTGACCGCCGGCGCCTTCGACGAGGACCGCGAGCGCTGTCTGGCTGCCGGCATGGATGAGTTTCTCACCAAGCCCATCTACTATGACCAACTGACCGATGCGCTGAACCGCCAATTGCACGAGGAATTTTGA
- a CDS encoding L,D-transpeptidase family protein: MKMTATAWWPTLLVLLICLALPESAAARLITTADLVIVEKGDRKLHLVSNGQVFRSYDISLGSNPVGHKMYKGDGRTPEGRYYLDWRNPQSRFHKSIHISYPNDRDRERARHLGRPPGGHIMIHGIPNQYRRAPELFVGLDWTEGCIAVRNEDMEEIWQLVADHTPIEIYP, encoded by the coding sequence ATGAAGATGACCGCGACGGCCTGGTGGCCGACTCTTCTCGTCCTGCTGATCTGCCTCGCCCTGCCCGAGAGCGCCGCAGCGCGCCTGATAACCACCGCCGATCTGGTGATTGTGGAAAAGGGCGACCGCAAACTTCATCTGGTCAGCAACGGCCAGGTGTTTCGCAGCTACGACATCTCCCTGGGCTCCAACCCCGTCGGCCACAAAATGTACAAGGGCGACGGCCGCACCCCGGAAGGCCGCTACTATCTCGACTGGCGCAATCCCCAAAGCCGCTTTCACAAATCCATCCACATCTCCTACCCCAACGACCGCGACCGTGAACGGGCCCGGCACCTGGGGCGCCCCCCCGGCGGGCACATCATGATTCACGGCATCCCCAACCAGTACCGTCGCGCCCCGGAACTCTTCGTGGGCCTGGACTGGACCGAGGGCTGCATCGCGGTGCGCAACGAGGACATGGAAGAAATCTGGCAACTCGTCGCCGATCATACCCCCATCGAAATTTATCCTTAA